TCGGGTGCCTAATCTAACCTAGGATGAAGGTGCTGGAGCCTTGCTCCCTAATTCTTATACGGGCTAGGCTTGGGCTGCTAGATTTAGACCGCTAGATTTAGCTAGAGTACTGGGTTTGAACCGCTAGATTTAGGCTACTGAGCAGATTCTTCATTCACCTTCACGTCAGACCTGTTAACGACTTCATTTAATTTAGGGTAGATTTGTGAGTACCCCGTTGTTAACCTTCCAATCTAGTCAAGTGACTCAAGAAAGCAATCCAGGGTTCCTGTTGACCGTTGGAGAGCAGAAGCGGAGTGGCTTGATTTTGTGCAAGGAATTCCATGCAGAATTTGCTGGCCCTGGAGCAGCCGTTGCCTGCGCGAGTGAGCAACCCTACCAGGCAGTCATTGCGATCGGAGCCCCGAGTTTAGTCCCCGTTCAGGATTGGGAATCTCGTCGCAAAGCCTATGGATTGCGGATCCAGTGGGAGCGTTGGTTGCATAAGATTGCTGACCACCCCGATCCCACGAGTCGCGTTGAGCGATTATTTGCTGGACTAGAAGGCTTTTTTGGACGCCAAGTGGTGATGAGCTTACCGACAGAAGTTTTGTCCCTGTTGGTGGGGGTCTTACCCAGTACGGTGGAAACAGTCCGGCGGCGGCAAGGGCATCCTACCCGATTTGATACTACGACGGTGATTTTCCCGTCGGAACAACTTCAAATTACGACCCTCAACCTAGAGACGATCACCACCCAAGGTCACGCGAATCAGATGCCATTGGGCCGCAATCTGACCTTGCAGGAAATCCATCGGGTTTATGAAAAGCTTCAGTCTGCCTGAGAGGATGCATCTGGTTGCTGAGGGGTGTCAGTCTGTCGAAGCGGTTAGTGCTGTCGAAGGGCGTGGTTTTGATAGGATTTCGTGCGATGGTAGAAACAGTACCTTGCCCGATCGTCCATATCAACCGTCCATTCATGAGCCTGCCCTATCCCCGTCGTCAAAAGCAACTCGTCAGCTTAGTTCACCGTTTAGGATTGGATGAGCTGTCTGAGCTGCGGTGGGATTTGCTGGATTTAGCCTTGACCCATGCCAGTGCTTCTCCGACTGCAAACTATGAGCAGTTAGAATTTGTGGGAGATGCGGTGGTTAAATTGGCTGCTGCTACATTTTTGCTCAAAACCTATCCCCAGTTGAAGGTTGGCGACTTTACAGCCATTCGATCGATTTTAGTGAGCGATCGTAATTTAGCCACCATTGCGGATCAATACGATTTCGATCGTTACTTGGTAGTTGGGGGCAGTGCTGCTGCTGACAGTAATGGCCGAGAGTCGCGACTGGCCGACAGTTTTGAGGCCGTGTTGGCCGCCCTCTATCTCAGTTCACAAAATCTTGACTTGATTCACCCTTGGTTGGATCCGTTGTTTCAAGCAAGTGCCGAGAAAATTTTGGCCGATCCTGCGCGCAATAACTATAAAGCAGCGCTACAGACGCTGACCCAGAGTAAGCAAAAGCTTTTGCCCCAATACCGGAGTCGGGAAATTAGTCCAGTTCATGGGGATCCAGAACGCTTTGAAGCGGAGGTTTGGCTGCAAGATCAATGTTTAGGGGTGGGGCGTGGTCGATCGATCAAAGCTGCTGAGCAGGCCGCTGCCCAAATTGCCTTTATCCAACTCAGTGAGCCTCAACCCCTACCTCAACCACTCAGCGAGTCTTGACTACTCAGTCCCCCCCAACTCAGTGAGCCTCAATCTCCCCTGGGGAATGATGAAGAGAGATCTTCCATTGAGTCCTAAACTATGCAGCCAATGAATGTGGCAATTTTCGGCCTAGGTCGCTGGGGCCAGCATCTTTTGCGCAATTTTTTAGCTCACCCCCAAGCCCATGTGCGGGCGATCGTCGATCCATTTCCCGCCAACTTAGACCGGATGGCCCAGCAATTTGGTTTAGAGGCTGCGGTGCAGCAACTGACGGATTGGGAAGCGGCGATCGCGCTACCGGATCTGGATGCAGTGGTTATTGCTACGCCTGCGGAAACCCACTACCCCATGGTGCGGCAGGCATTGCTTCAGGGTTTACATGTTTTGGCAGAGAAGCCCTTGACCTTGGATGCGGCCAGCTCCTTAGAACTGTGTGAATTGGCAGAAAAAGTGCAGCGGCAATTGGTGATTGACCACACCTATCTTTTTCATCCAGCGGTGTTGCGGGGGCAGGCGGCGTTGGAGGCCAAGGCGATCGGAGATTTGCGCTATGGGTATGCCACCCGCACCCATTTGGCTCCGGTGCGTCAGGATGTCGATGCTCTGTGGGATCTGGCGATTCACGATCTAGCGATTCTCAATTATTGGTTAGGGGCAAAACCTGTGAAGGTGAGCGCCCGAGGACAGGGTTGGCTGCAACCCGAGGTGACCCATCCCCACAGGGCTGCAACGGGGTTGGCCGATGTGGTTTGGGCCACGGTGCAGTATCCCAGTGGCTTTCAGGCAACGATTCACCTAGCATGGTTGAACTGTGATAAACAGCGGCGGCTGGCCTGTGTGGGGAGTCAGGGGACGTTAGTGTTTGATGAGTTGGCTGTGGATTCTTTAGTGATTGATCGGGGTGAATTACAGGCGCAAGGTGTGGGGTTTGTGCCTGTAATTCAGCAGCGGGAAGTTTTAGACCCGATCGGGCAGGAACCCTTGGCGCGGGTGTGCGATCATTTCCTAGCCTGTGTGCAGCAGAATCAACCATCAACCATTTCCAGTGGCTGGTTGGGCGCGGATTTAGTTAGGGTGTTGCAAGCGTTGTCCCGATCGATGGAGCAGGACGGTGCTTGGGTGGACATTGCGAGTCTAGCAGGGGAGCGTTGAACGGGAATGAAGACCACGGTTGTGCTGGCCATGACTGCCGATGGCAAAATTGCTGATCGCGATCGCACAGCGGCCCGATTTGGTTCGCCGCAGGATCAACGGCATTTGCAACAACAGGTGGCGGCGGCGGATGCGGTGTTATTTGGGGCGGGGACGTTGCGGGCCTATGGGACAACGATGACGGTACACGATCCCACCTTACAGGAACAGCGCCGATCGCAGGGCAAAGCCGAGCAGCCCATCCAAATGGTCTGTTCCCGTCAGGCGACCTTCGATCTGAGTTGGCGATTTTTTTCGCAACCGATTCCCCGCTGGTTATTGACTACACCCCAGGGGGCGATCGCGTGGCAACATCAACCTGCGTTTGAGCGAGTTTTGGTGGCACCGGAGCGGCAGAATCCAGCAGCGCCGGTGCGATCACAGGATGGACGATCGTGGGATTGGTCTGCGGTTTTCCAACAGTTGTCCCAGGAGGGCCTCGATCGGCTAGCGGTGCTGGGGGGAGGGGATTTGGTAGGGAGTTTGTTTGAGGCGGATTTAGTGGATGAATTATGGTTAACGGTTTGCCCCTTAATTCTGGGAGGGGTGACTGCGCCGAGTCCGGTGGCGGGGAATGGGTTTCTCGCAAATCAAGCCCCTTGGTTGGAGCTATTAACCGTGCAACCTGTGGAGCAGGAGGTTTTTTTGCACTATCGTGTCTTGCGAGGGCGTCTTGCGGACAAATGAAGCGTGAGTTGCTCTTACACTAGAGAAGGTTGAGTGATTGGGTAGGAGCAACCTTTCGTTTTGATGAGTTCTATGCAAGCGACAAGTTCTATGCAGGCTTGGCATCTACGCGATCGCCCGTTTCATTGGGGTGAGCGTACCTATTTGATGGGGGTGTTGAATGTAACGCCGGATAGCTTTAGTGATGGCGGAAAATTCACAACCGTTAATGCCGCGATCACGCAAGCCCGACAGATGCGAGATCATGGGGTGGATATTTTAGACATCGGAGGACAGTCCACTCGTCCCAATGCTGCGGACGTGAGCTTGGCGGAAGAACTCGATCGGGTGTTGCCTGTCGTGCAAGCGCTCCGGGCCGATCGCCAATTTGACAGGATTCCAATCTCGATCGATACCACTAAAGCAGCGGTGGCTAGAGCGGCGATCGCGGCGGGAGCAGATATCATCAATGATATTTCCGGAGCGACGTTTGATGATCAGATGTTATCGACGGTAGCAGTGTTGCAAGTACCGTTAATTCTGATGCATTTACGGGGAACGCCTCAAACGATGCAGCAACTGACGGATTATGAGAATTTGCTTGTAGAGATTATGGAGTTTCTCCAAGGCCGGATTACGGCGGCGATCGCGGCGGGGATTTCCCGTGATTTGATTTGTATTGATCCAGGCATTGGTTTTGCAAAGACTGCTGAGCAAAATATAGAATTGCTGCAACGAATGCAAGGGTTCAAAACGCTCGGGTGTCCGATCTTAATTGGTACCTCCCGCAAAAGCTTTATTGGCAAGATTCTCGATCAGCCTGACCCTGCGAAGCGAGTGTGGGGTACAGCGGCAACTTGCTGCATGGCGATCGCGCAGGGGGGGGATATTTTGCGGGTGCATGATGTAGCGGAAATGTATGATGTAGTGCGGGTGGCGGATGCGTTATGGCGCAATTAGATTCTCGTGGAACTTAGTTCAGAATACTCAGTTCAGAATACTCAGCTCAGAATACTCAGTTCAGAATACTTAGCCTGAAATCCCTGACTCTATCCCAGTTCTTTACTCTATCCCAATCCCTTTCCTTCATCGAACCACAATCTTGCTGACAACGTATCTGCACAATGGCAGAACGCAGCCAATGGCCCCATGATGCGTGTTTCTGGATTGTAGTCCGCTTCTGACTCGCCATGAATATGTTTCAATGCGTTGACTTCCTCAGGGGAAAATTTTATTTGGTACTCTTCTGCCAAAGTTTCAAATAAATATTGATGTTTATCAAAACAATCAGACAGACCTATCGTGTACTTCCAAATTTTCTCAATATCATGGAAATAAAGGACTACAATTGCAGAGCTGAGGGAAAAAGGAAGAGTACGTTGCTCGGAAAGACTGTGATAGATTGATTCCGCTATACGAAAGATCTCAGCAAGATGATCTAGATAGCCTCCCGTCCATGCTTGATGCTTTGACTTTGAACCCCAGGACAGTTCAATTTCCGACTTGTGGGTTGCATGAAACTTCAAAAGAGCTTCACGTCTTGGATCTTCTATCTCTTGTAGAAAATCTAAGGCTCTCTTCATTTTTTTACCTTGAATGTGGATGGTCTGTATCTTGATACATT
This genomic interval from Alkalinema sp. FACHB-956 contains the following:
- the rnc gene encoding ribonuclease III, with protein sequence MSLPYPRRQKQLVSLVHRLGLDELSELRWDLLDLALTHASASPTANYEQLEFVGDAVVKLAAATFLLKTYPQLKVGDFTAIRSILVSDRNLATIADQYDFDRYLVVGGSAAADSNGRESRLADSFEAVLAALYLSSQNLDLIHPWLDPLFQASAEKILADPARNNYKAALQTLTQSKQKLLPQYRSREISPVHGDPERFEAEVWLQDQCLGVGRGRSIKAAEQAAAQIAFIQLSEPQPLPQPLSES
- a CDS encoding Gfo/Idh/MocA family oxidoreductase yields the protein MQPMNVAIFGLGRWGQHLLRNFLAHPQAHVRAIVDPFPANLDRMAQQFGLEAAVQQLTDWEAAIALPDLDAVVIATPAETHYPMVRQALLQGLHVLAEKPLTLDAASSLELCELAEKVQRQLVIDHTYLFHPAVLRGQAALEAKAIGDLRYGYATRTHLAPVRQDVDALWDLAIHDLAILNYWLGAKPVKVSARGQGWLQPEVTHPHRAATGLADVVWATVQYPSGFQATIHLAWLNCDKQRRLACVGSQGTLVFDELAVDSLVIDRGELQAQGVGFVPVIQQREVLDPIGQEPLARVCDHFLACVQQNQPSTISSGWLGADLVRVLQALSRSMEQDGAWVDIASLAGER
- a CDS encoding RibD family protein — translated: MKTTVVLAMTADGKIADRDRTAARFGSPQDQRHLQQQVAAADAVLFGAGTLRAYGTTMTVHDPTLQEQRRSQGKAEQPIQMVCSRQATFDLSWRFFSQPIPRWLLTTPQGAIAWQHQPAFERVLVAPERQNPAAPVRSQDGRSWDWSAVFQQLSQEGLDRLAVLGGGDLVGSLFEADLVDELWLTVCPLILGGVTAPSPVAGNGFLANQAPWLELLTVQPVEQEVFLHYRVLRGRLADK
- the folP gene encoding dihydropteroate synthase, with the translated sequence MQATSSMQAWHLRDRPFHWGERTYLMGVLNVTPDSFSDGGKFTTVNAAITQARQMRDHGVDILDIGGQSTRPNAADVSLAEELDRVLPVVQALRADRQFDRIPISIDTTKAAVARAAIAAGADIINDISGATFDDQMLSTVAVLQVPLILMHLRGTPQTMQQLTDYENLLVEIMEFLQGRITAAIAAGISRDLICIDPGIGFAKTAEQNIELLQRMQGFKTLGCPILIGTSRKSFIGKILDQPDPAKRVWGTAATCCMAIAQGGDILRVHDVAEMYDVVRVADALWRN